One Herbiconiux sp. A18JL235 genomic window carries:
- a CDS encoding MFS transporter, translated as MTAETTSRRAWWIGVVAGMASYIDAAAIVSSGIGLVLYQISFGLTELQFGALSAALTLGVAIGAIVGGRLGDRFGRRSVFVITMAMIVIGSAVLVFSTSFVPLLIGILLVGLGTGADLPVSLATIAEAATDRNRGKLIGFSQILWYGGILATVSISTGVGGMGQLGGQILFAHVGVVALIILLLRLSIPESRVWRDAHTASLSVVSGEDAPVSRLRTILTDRRLAFPFFALLVFYTLVNLAANTTGQFGTYVAVNVVGISVQTNSLINLLTLPVGILLGFWFMRIVDGPRRMAYYAFGAIASTLGLAAPAIFGFSLLTLVLIYVGAAIGGSFAFEAIMKVWTQESFPTLLRASAQGSIIAVARLVAAGVALVTPMLLGAAQLAYGGLAIVVAIGYLVAWFAFRKRPVPAVAAEKTAFSDVA; from the coding sequence ATGACGGCAGAGACAACGTCCAGGCGCGCCTGGTGGATCGGCGTGGTCGCGGGCATGGCGTCGTACATCGATGCCGCTGCGATCGTGAGCTCGGGCATCGGACTCGTGCTCTACCAGATCAGCTTCGGCCTCACCGAACTCCAGTTCGGTGCCCTCTCAGCGGCGCTGACCCTGGGAGTGGCGATCGGCGCGATCGTGGGCGGCCGGCTGGGCGACCGGTTCGGACGCCGATCCGTGTTCGTCATCACGATGGCGATGATCGTGATCGGCTCGGCCGTGCTCGTGTTCTCCACCTCGTTCGTGCCGCTGCTGATCGGCATCCTGCTCGTAGGCCTCGGCACGGGCGCCGACCTCCCGGTCTCACTCGCGACCATCGCCGAGGCGGCGACCGACCGCAACCGCGGCAAGCTGATCGGCTTCTCGCAGATCCTCTGGTACGGAGGCATCCTCGCCACCGTGAGCATCTCAACGGGCGTCGGCGGAATGGGCCAGCTGGGTGGCCAGATCCTCTTCGCCCACGTCGGCGTCGTCGCACTGATCATCCTCCTCCTGCGCCTGAGCATCCCGGAATCGCGCGTCTGGCGGGACGCGCACACAGCATCCCTCTCCGTGGTGTCCGGCGAGGACGCACCGGTCTCGCGACTCCGCACCATCCTCACCGACCGCCGCCTGGCCTTCCCCTTCTTCGCGCTGCTCGTCTTCTACACACTCGTCAACCTGGCTGCGAACACGACCGGTCAGTTCGGCACCTACGTCGCCGTGAACGTCGTCGGCATCAGCGTGCAGACCAACTCGCTGATCAACCTCCTCACGCTGCCCGTGGGCATCCTGCTGGGCTTCTGGTTCATGCGGATCGTCGACGGGCCGCGCCGCATGGCCTATTACGCCTTCGGTGCCATCGCGTCGACCCTGGGCCTCGCGGCCCCGGCGATCTTCGGCTTCTCGCTGCTCACCCTCGTGCTCATCTACGTGGGCGCCGCGATCGGTGGGTCGTTCGCGTTCGAGGCAATCATGAAGGTCTGGACGCAGGAGAGCTTCCCCACCCTCCTGCGCGCGTCGGCCCAGGGCAGCATCATCGCCGTGGCCCGACTCGTCGCCGCCGGGGTGGCCCTCGTCACACCGATGCTGCTGGGTGCCGCCCAGCTCGCTTACGGCGGCCTCGCGATCGTCGTCGCGATCGGGTACCTGGTGGCCTGGTTCGCCTTCCGCAAGCGGCCGGTTCCGGCCGTCGCGGCCGAGAAGACCGCCTTCTCCGACGTGGCATAG
- a CDS encoding DUF3892 domain-containing protein produces the protein MAQQVTKSSKDRDGDITGLCGTGWSHTKPEAVSNIARDPQAYFVSVNGRTVYVRVGSRNGRQYLTTSSDGYSPNNLDDLDDC, from the coding sequence GTGGCGCAACAAGTAACCAAGAGCAGCAAGGATCGGGACGGTGACATCACGGGTCTGTGTGGAACGGGATGGAGCCACACCAAGCCCGAGGCTGTATCGAACATCGCACGAGACCCGCAAGCATATTTCGTCTCAGTGAATGGTCGGACCGTCTATGTCCGAGTAGGTAGCCGCAATGGTCGGCAGTATCTGACGACGAGCTCAGATGGGTACTCGCCCAACAATCTCGATGATCTAGACGACTGCTAG
- the hsdR gene encoding EcoAI/FtnUII family type I restriction enzme subunit R has product MTRDEAATRLELIDVALAANGWSDSQIDREYRYRAGRVFFLGDEVHREVPQSADYVLRERANGVALAVLEAKDESHSPGAGLQQAHAYAEDLGAPLAIASNGHAYVVQSLQSGEIIQIDAPPGPTGLLDIIHGRFRAPAPNPLLAPTLSDRPLRYYQERAVHIAVDAIMAGRKRLLLNLATGTGKTVVSGNIVWKLWRTGVVRKVLFLVDRVSLLGQAYNSFSAFGDARGVVGEDKDLPLLRDVHFATYQGLYSERGGGRLFEQYPPDYFDCVVIDECHRSGYGDWKAILDHFGNAVHVGLTATPKRADTIDTYAYFGAELLDDGGHGQADYEYSLARGIEDGFLATYQVLQVSTNLDERGLHIAREVEFGAELFTPEDVEIRDVYTSEQFEREISVPDRTRVLCEHLANKIREWGTAEKTIVFCVSAAHADTVRTHMQNLLGVEEGLPRYAVRIVSEERDSATLLEEFRDPRGRQPVLATTVDLLSTGVDIPSLRNVVFMKPVSSPIVFKQILGRGTRLDPSTGKLFFRVVDYTNATRLLDAWDLPSAPDEEWVTGAQTVLVSVRNVDGEPILGARVAATLGRRHIARGITDQYGQCEISGLPVGSLTVRASASGRRPGRVRVNVPQDDEIEVVLEESGVGPGRMVISGVEVTLAAEITLNLTSDGRELSVEQYVDLAGERIRDAVQGSPATLRELWRDPSTRNRLRQSLREHSVDTELLGLVLERPDVDDADLLTYAGWREPLRTREERARRVELRSDSVLPGLSDPEQKVLRGLLDQYRVAGLNELDSAAVFRTPALRSIGGLDAIVSMLGGPTRAREILVLARNEIYRNGGVA; this is encoded by the coding sequence ATGACTCGTGATGAAGCAGCTACGCGTTTGGAGCTAATCGACGTTGCGCTTGCTGCTAACGGCTGGAGCGACAGCCAAATCGATCGCGAATATCGCTATCGGGCCGGGCGCGTCTTCTTCCTAGGCGATGAGGTGCACAGAGAGGTTCCCCAGTCGGCAGACTATGTTCTCCGTGAGCGGGCAAACGGTGTGGCCCTCGCCGTGTTGGAAGCAAAGGATGAGTCGCATTCCCCCGGAGCGGGACTGCAGCAAGCCCACGCGTATGCAGAGGATCTAGGTGCACCTCTAGCAATCGCCTCGAACGGCCATGCGTATGTTGTGCAGAGTCTGCAGTCTGGAGAAATCATCCAGATAGATGCGCCCCCAGGACCCACTGGACTCTTGGATATCATTCACGGTCGGTTCAGAGCTCCTGCACCGAATCCCTTACTTGCTCCCACCCTTTCGGATCGTCCACTCAGGTACTACCAGGAGAGAGCAGTTCATATCGCTGTTGACGCGATCATGGCTGGTAGAAAACGACTCCTTCTCAATCTCGCGACAGGCACGGGCAAGACAGTTGTCTCTGGAAACATCGTGTGGAAGCTCTGGCGCACCGGTGTGGTGCGTAAGGTGCTCTTCCTGGTCGATCGTGTCTCGCTATTAGGGCAGGCCTATAACAGCTTTTCTGCATTCGGCGATGCCCGAGGCGTCGTGGGCGAGGATAAAGATCTCCCGTTGTTGAGAGACGTGCATTTCGCGACGTACCAGGGGCTGTATAGCGAGCGCGGTGGTGGTCGACTCTTTGAGCAGTACCCGCCCGATTATTTCGATTGCGTTGTAATCGACGAGTGCCATCGGTCTGGGTACGGCGATTGGAAGGCAATTCTCGACCACTTTGGAAACGCGGTGCACGTAGGGCTGACTGCAACGCCCAAGCGCGCTGACACCATCGACACGTACGCCTACTTTGGTGCTGAGCTCCTCGATGACGGAGGTCACGGCCAGGCTGACTATGAGTACTCGCTTGCCCGGGGCATCGAAGATGGATTTCTCGCTACCTATCAAGTGCTGCAGGTATCTACGAACCTCGATGAAAGAGGCCTGCATATCGCTCGCGAGGTGGAGTTTGGAGCCGAGCTTTTCACACCAGAAGATGTCGAAATTCGTGATGTCTACACTTCAGAGCAGTTCGAGCGAGAGATATCGGTACCGGATCGGACGAGGGTGCTCTGCGAGCATCTGGCGAACAAGATACGGGAGTGGGGCACGGCCGAGAAAACAATCGTCTTTTGCGTCTCAGCCGCACATGCAGACACGGTTCGGACTCATATGCAGAATCTTTTAGGCGTGGAGGAGGGGCTACCGAGATACGCCGTCCGAATTGTGTCGGAGGAGAGAGACTCGGCGACCCTTCTAGAGGAATTTCGAGATCCCCGGGGGAGACAGCCCGTTCTCGCAACGACCGTTGACCTCCTCAGCACGGGCGTAGACATACCGTCGCTTCGCAATGTGGTCTTCATGAAGCCCGTTTCGAGCCCGATCGTTTTCAAACAGATTCTCGGACGCGGTACGAGGCTTGATCCCTCCACCGGGAAGCTCTTTTTTCGAGTGGTCGACTACACAAATGCCACACGACTACTAGATGCGTGGGATCTTCCATCTGCCCCTGATGAGGAGTGGGTGACTGGCGCACAAACCGTGTTGGTTAGCGTCCGAAACGTCGACGGAGAACCCATTTTGGGGGCGCGAGTCGCCGCCACACTCGGCCGCCGCCATATCGCGCGGGGCATTACAGACCAGTACGGACAGTGCGAAATTTCCGGTCTCCCGGTGGGGTCTCTAACTGTCCGGGCTAGCGCGAGCGGGCGCCGTCCTGGACGGGTGAGGGTGAACGTCCCGCAGGATGACGAGATAGAAGTCGTCCTTGAGGAGTCTGGTGTAGGTCCAGGCCGGATGGTCATATCAGGCGTAGAGGTGACTCTAGCCGCAGAAATAACACTCAATTTGACGTCAGATGGGCGAGAGCTATCTGTCGAGCAGTATGTGGACCTCGCGGGTGAACGCATCCGAGATGCCGTCCAGGGCAGCCCAGCAACGCTTAGAGAACTCTGGCGAGATCCGAGCACCCGAAATCGACTTCGTCAATCGTTACGAGAGCATAGCGTCGACACAGAGCTCTTGGGGCTGGTGCTTGAGCGTCCGGACGTAGACGATGCGGATCTTCTCACCTACGCAGGTTGGCGTGAACCGTTGCGAACGCGAGAAGAGCGTGCACGTAGAGTTGAACTGCGATCTGACTCGGTCTTACCCGGTCTGTCGGATCCTGAGCAAAAAGTCTTGCGTGGGCTTTTAGATCAGTACCGCGTAGCGGGACTTAATGAGCTCGATTCTGCCGCCGTGTTTCGCACCCCAGCGTTGCGCTCGATCGGTGGCCTTGATGCGATTGTGAGCATGCTTGGTGGGCCCACGCGCGCACGAGAAATCTTGGTCTTAGCCCGAAATGAGATTTATAGGAATGGCGGAGTTGCGTGA
- a CDS encoding putative quinol monooxygenase, whose product MSTPASLPYAFVAKIIAADGQHDALADLLAGAVALANEEVGTIVWFAVRTHADTFWIFDAFPDEAARDAHANGAIVAALMANQHLLSSAPEILAADVLASKLP is encoded by the coding sequence ATGTCCACACCCGCATCACTTCCGTATGCCTTCGTCGCCAAGATCATCGCGGCCGATGGACAGCACGACGCGCTCGCCGATCTGCTCGCCGGCGCTGTCGCACTCGCCAACGAAGAAGTAGGAACGATTGTCTGGTTCGCGGTCAGGACCCACGCCGACACCTTCTGGATCTTCGATGCATTCCCCGACGAGGCCGCTCGCGACGCCCACGCCAACGGCGCCATCGTCGCAGCCCTGATGGCCAACCAGCACCTCCTCAGCTCAGCACCCGAGATCCTGGCGGCCGACGTCCTCGCGTCCAAGCTCCCGTAG
- a CDS encoding GntR family transcriptional regulator, with product MLIRLVEGSPASFAEQIASQIRQGVARGEVAVGEKLPSARELAASLNVNMHTVLRAYDSLRAAGVVELGRGRGAVVVGGDAPGIRNVLDSAAAVVAQAAAAGISVRELSWLIKGMA from the coding sequence ATGCTTATTCGTCTAGTGGAGGGGTCGCCCGCATCCTTTGCAGAGCAAATTGCGTCCCAGATACGGCAGGGTGTGGCGCGGGGAGAGGTTGCGGTGGGAGAGAAGCTGCCTTCCGCGCGAGAACTCGCGGCCTCGTTGAACGTAAACATGCATACCGTGCTCCGCGCCTACGATTCTCTTCGGGCGGCTGGCGTCGTTGAGCTCGGTCGCGGCAGGGGTGCTGTTGTCGTTGGTGGAGATGCCCCCGGGATACGGAACGTTCTCGATTCTGCCGCAGCAGTTGTCGCCCAAGCGGCCGCGGCAGGTATCAGCGTGCGGGAATTGTCCTGGCTCATCAAGGGAATGGCATGA
- a CDS encoding MarR family winged helix-turn-helix transcriptional regulator, with the protein MRANGFPLEDDLPAFLLLNQLIYRGAARPTDLADAVEVSTSHISKVVARLEDAGLVRRAPDPTDNRAVVVGLTAEGNAFGERLVAGIEQYFDALFADWSERDRSDIGRLIVKLARSADSVSAHALSQVSGHDWSSARA; encoded by the coding sequence ATGCGCGCCAACGGCTTTCCGCTCGAAGACGACCTGCCGGCCTTCCTCCTGCTCAATCAGTTGATCTACCGGGGCGCCGCGAGGCCCACCGACCTCGCCGACGCGGTCGAGGTGAGCACCTCGCACATCAGCAAGGTCGTGGCGCGACTCGAGGACGCGGGCCTGGTGCGCCGGGCCCCCGACCCGACCGACAACCGTGCAGTCGTGGTCGGCCTGACCGCGGAGGGGAACGCCTTCGGCGAGCGACTCGTCGCCGGCATCGAACAGTACTTCGACGCGCTGTTCGCCGATTGGAGCGAACGGGACCGGTCGGATATCGGCCGCCTCATTGTCAAACTCGCCCGGAGTGCCGACTCGGTGTCGGCGCACGCGCTGTCGCAGGTGTCAGGACACGACTGGTCCTCAGCGCGCGCCTGA
- a CDS encoding N-6 DNA methylase: MTLQELQRLVKSASEKMRADDNTKGTAKYLEHFSWLLFLKVFEQVEQEKSLVAEIDGRSFDRIIESPFNWSDWADGQYTGDSLISFINDELFPHLRSLTGTRSRETVAELFSGVSTVMKSGYVLAEVLKVVDKIRFREADDFHAMTVIYETLLAQMGSDSGWSGEHYTPRPLINFIVDVVDPKVGEVVFDPCSGSAGFLVEAFEHMRPKATTTQEDEFLHSEALRGQDSGEFPFLLGTMNLLLHGVTEPDIKRRNSLERDIRTISSDDLVDVVLTNPPFGGSEHPQVQRNFPIRSSSTQLLFMQLNLATLRPQGRMGVVLPESFLSNGDSFAVFRKQMLETWNVHTIVSVPSKGIWYKDVKTDLLFIDGPGPTEEIFYVEIQPPPGVKNFSRVRKPLTEEALAPFLELVNNRAESEHSWSVRVEDLDRDSFDLRPMKPATETLLTLEDAHERLSRIGARAPIVEASVESLTSALSGAAPAEADVAFPLRPLGDCITLVRDRHQLVEDQHYRRVRVALHGRGLALRDEVTGREVKTKTQYFVRQDQFVVAEIDAKLGGMGIVPPDLDGAVVSSHYFSFDVDQSVCRLGWLTLLVESGFLTGLLSAKGATNYASVRPDDIRELQVPMPEVDVQDDVLRIIDAANLGYEAARDVADELSTVVQEVRLGALTGRLTQ, translated from the coding sequence GTGACCCTTCAGGAACTGCAGCGACTAGTTAAGTCTGCAAGTGAAAAGATGCGGGCTGACGACAACACCAAAGGGACAGCAAAGTATCTTGAACACTTCTCCTGGCTTCTGTTTCTTAAGGTTTTCGAGCAGGTCGAACAAGAAAAATCGCTGGTCGCTGAGATAGATGGTCGCAGCTTTGACCGAATCATTGAGTCGCCCTTCAACTGGAGTGACTGGGCGGATGGTCAGTACACGGGTGACTCGCTTATCTCATTCATTAACGATGAGCTGTTCCCGCATCTTCGTAGCCTGACTGGCACTCGCTCGAGAGAAACGGTCGCCGAGTTGTTCAGCGGAGTTTCGACGGTCATGAAGAGCGGCTACGTCTTGGCTGAAGTCCTAAAAGTCGTCGACAAGATCCGATTCCGTGAGGCCGACGATTTTCATGCGATGACCGTGATTTACGAGACGCTTCTTGCTCAGATGGGCAGTGACTCTGGCTGGTCAGGCGAGCACTACACCCCTCGCCCCCTGATCAATTTCATTGTTGACGTGGTCGACCCAAAGGTCGGCGAAGTCGTGTTCGATCCGTGCTCAGGCTCCGCCGGCTTTCTAGTCGAGGCCTTCGAGCATATGAGACCGAAAGCCACTACTACGCAAGAGGATGAGTTCCTTCACTCGGAGGCGCTTCGGGGGCAGGACTCTGGTGAGTTCCCCTTTTTGCTAGGCACGATGAACCTGCTTCTTCACGGTGTGACAGAGCCTGATATCAAGCGGCGCAACTCTCTTGAAAGAGACATCCGCACCATTTCGAGCGACGACCTAGTCGATGTTGTTCTGACTAATCCGCCTTTTGGTGGCTCTGAGCATCCTCAAGTGCAGCGCAACTTTCCAATCCGAAGCAGCTCAACTCAGCTACTTTTCATGCAACTCAATCTGGCTACCCTGCGGCCCCAGGGACGAATGGGGGTGGTCCTTCCAGAGAGCTTCTTGAGCAACGGCGACTCATTCGCAGTTTTCCGAAAGCAGATGCTTGAAACCTGGAATGTACACACGATCGTCAGCGTCCCCTCAAAGGGTATTTGGTACAAGGACGTCAAAACGGATCTGCTCTTCATAGACGGGCCGGGTCCGACAGAAGAGATCTTCTATGTGGAGATTCAGCCGCCCCCGGGAGTCAAAAACTTTAGTCGAGTGCGAAAGCCGCTGACCGAAGAAGCGCTCGCCCCGTTCCTCGAACTTGTTAACAACAGGGCAGAGAGCGAACATTCCTGGTCGGTTCGGGTCGAGGACCTAGATCGAGACTCTTTTGATTTGCGGCCAATGAAGCCAGCTACCGAGACGCTGCTGACGTTAGAAGATGCTCACGAACGACTATCGCGCATAGGCGCGAGAGCGCCCATAGTCGAGGCTAGCGTGGAGAGCCTCACCTCAGCACTCTCGGGGGCGGCCCCCGCGGAAGCTGATGTTGCCTTCCCGCTAAGGCCCCTCGGTGATTGCATCACTCTTGTTCGCGATCGTCATCAGCTCGTTGAAGACCAGCACTATCGTCGAGTACGGGTGGCCCTTCACGGTCGTGGCCTCGCACTACGAGATGAGGTGACCGGGCGCGAAGTTAAGACAAAAACGCAGTACTTCGTTCGTCAAGATCAATTTGTGGTCGCAGAGATTGACGCGAAGCTCGGGGGTATGGGAATAGTCCCGCCTGACCTCGATGGCGCTGTTGTTTCGAGCCACTACTTCTCGTTCGACGTCGACCAGAGTGTCTGTCGGCTCGGATGGCTGACCCTCTTGGTTGAGTCGGGTTTTCTAACCGGGCTGCTTAGCGCAAAAGGAGCCACGAATTATGCGTCGGTTCGTCCCGACGATATTCGGGAACTTCAAGTTCCTATGCCAGAAGTCGATGTGCAGGACGACGTTCTCCGCATCATTGACGCGGCCAACTTGGGATACGAAGCAGCCCGAGATGTTGCTGACGAACTAAGCACAGTTGTGCAGGAGGTTAGATTAGGGGCATTGACTGGTCGTCTCACTCAATAA
- a CDS encoding GlxA family transcriptional regulator yields MRIGLIAIDGCFGSAIASIIDIVRVADGARGDVDPRIDPIELAILGPKRRVTTTASMTLTVDHPLSESGEFDVVVVPALGTLTAAATNDALQSRDARSVIASLGRLDEATTRIAAACTGVFAVAETGRMHHRRATTSWFLGPAFLKRYPTVALDLDTMVVVDGNLVTAGAAFAHIDLALSLVRSISPDLAQHVAKLLMIDERPSQAAFVAYEHLRHEDPIVVEFERFVRARLDEPFNVAFVAQSLGTSRRTLERRVRAALNLTPLGFVQRLRIERARHLSATTDLTSAEIALRVGYANAETLRSLLRRERRRS; encoded by the coding sequence ATGCGTATCGGACTGATCGCGATCGACGGCTGCTTCGGTTCGGCTATCGCGTCGATCATCGACATCGTGCGGGTGGCCGACGGTGCCCGCGGCGATGTCGACCCGCGGATCGACCCGATCGAACTCGCCATCCTCGGACCGAAACGGCGAGTGACCACGACGGCATCGATGACCCTGACGGTGGACCACCCGCTGTCGGAGTCCGGAGAGTTCGACGTGGTCGTCGTCCCTGCGCTTGGAACCCTTACGGCCGCCGCTACCAACGACGCCCTCCAGAGCCGAGATGCTCGTTCGGTCATCGCCTCGCTCGGGCGCCTCGACGAGGCGACCACCCGGATCGCCGCGGCGTGCACCGGCGTGTTCGCCGTCGCCGAGACCGGACGGATGCATCATCGGCGGGCGACCACCAGCTGGTTCCTGGGGCCGGCGTTCCTGAAGCGCTATCCGACCGTCGCCCTCGATCTCGACACCATGGTCGTGGTCGACGGGAACCTCGTCACCGCCGGCGCCGCGTTCGCCCACATCGACCTCGCGCTCTCACTCGTGCGATCGATCAGCCCCGACCTGGCCCAACATGTCGCCAAGCTCCTGATGATCGACGAGCGCCCGTCGCAGGCGGCCTTCGTCGCCTACGAACATCTCCGGCACGAGGACCCGATCGTCGTCGAGTTCGAACGCTTCGTGCGCGCCCGCCTGGACGAACCGTTCAACGTCGCCTTCGTCGCGCAGTCGCTCGGCACCAGCCGGCGCACCCTCGAACGACGAGTCCGTGCGGCGCTCAACCTCACTCCGCTCGGCTTCGTCCAACGGCTTCGCATCGAACGAGCTCGGCACCTCTCAGCAACCACGGACCTCACCTCCGCCGAGATCGCGCTACGGGTCGGCTACGCGAACGCCGAGACTCTGCGCTCCCTCCTGCGTAGGGAGCGACGCCGTTCCTGA
- a CDS encoding recombinase family protein yields the protein MGKLIGYARVSTNQQVTDRQLADLLAAGVRRDDIYVDRGVSGARASRPEFDRALDALHDGDTLVITTLDRLGRSTQNMLAFAEKLGDRGAGLRVLNLGGGDVDTRTPMGAMVFTVMSALAQMELDIKRERIGDSVTKRRAAGKDLGGRRLKFTDSQIRGAAHLLEQNEPAAQVAKELGMSRATLYRRIRALSGSR from the coding sequence ATGGGAAAGCTGATCGGGTACGCGCGAGTATCGACTAACCAGCAAGTCACCGATAGGCAGCTGGCTGACCTGCTTGCCGCCGGCGTCCGGCGTGACGACATCTATGTCGATAGGGGAGTGTCCGGCGCCCGCGCGTCTCGCCCGGAGTTCGATCGAGCACTCGACGCGCTCCACGATGGCGACACTCTCGTGATCACCACCCTTGACCGACTGGGCCGGTCGACGCAGAACATGCTCGCTTTCGCCGAGAAGCTCGGAGACCGCGGCGCAGGCCTTCGTGTGTTGAATCTCGGCGGTGGCGACGTCGACACGAGAACGCCAATGGGAGCGATGGTCTTCACTGTGATGTCCGCGCTCGCTCAGATGGAGCTGGACATCAAACGAGAGCGCATTGGAGACTCCGTCACCAAACGACGCGCGGCCGGTAAAGATCTTGGCGGGCGCCGGCTCAAATTCACGGACTCGCAAATTCGTGGAGCTGCCCACCTGCTCGAACAGAACGAACCGGCGGCGCAGGTGGCTAAAGAGCTTGGGATGTCCCGAGCGACTTTGTACCGAAGAATTCGGGCGCTCAGCGGATCTCGCTGA
- a CDS encoding winged helix-turn-helix transcriptional regulator, with protein MPTNVEAAYRAISGNSRLLTLRYVLDHPNSTVLEIAEATGVSPASARVSLFDLENAGYVTVDVDGKRNGISVHYSVNRPQFVDDVTQLWAWIIR; from the coding sequence ATGCCTACCAATGTAGAAGCGGCCTATCGGGCAATATCTGGAAATTCGCGCCTGCTTACCCTCCGGTACGTGCTCGATCACCCCAACTCCACCGTTCTGGAAATCGCAGAGGCAACGGGAGTCAGTCCCGCCTCGGCACGGGTGTCCCTTTTCGATCTCGAGAATGCTGGCTACGTGACTGTGGATGTGGATGGCAAACGTAATGGGATATCCGTTCACTATTCAGTGAACCGGCCTCAGTTTGTGGATGATGTCACTCAGCTCTGGGCGTGGATTATCCGATAG